Proteins from one Rhizoctonia solani chromosome 5, complete sequence genomic window:
- a CDS encoding amino-terminal nucleophile aminohydrolase, whose protein sequence is MSPSATAIERSFNPYTENGGTILAIAGKDFAVIAGDTRQTEGYSIQTRYAPKVFRLTDKAVLAVNGFAADGNMFVKKVKQRLEWYRHAHAKDMPIKAIARLIQTMLYAQRFFPYYVYNILSGIEEDGTGAVYSFDPVGSYEREACRAAGAAQSLVQPFLDNQASVHPDYLPLPHVLGLVTDSFTGATERHIEVGDGLEIYVILAPGRAPGELSNVAGLSEVTAETAAGERVFVIRRELKKD, encoded by the exons ATGTCCCCCTCTGCGACCGCCATCGAACGGAGCTTCAACCCATATACCGAGAACGGTGGGACTATCTTGGCCATTGCCGGCAAAGACTTTGCTGTAATTGCCGGAGACACCAGGCAGACAGAAGGTTATAGCATCCAGACGCGCTATGCACCCAAGGTCTTTAGGCT TACCGACAAGGCCGTTCTAGCTGTCAATGGGTTCGCCGCCGACGGAAacatgtttgtcaagaaggTCAAGCAACGTTTAGAA TGGTACCGCCACGCACATGCGAAAGATATGCCCATCAAAGCCATTGCGCGGTTAATACAGACTATGCTATACGCCCAACGCTTTTTCCCGTATTATGTCTACAATATACTCAGCGGCATTGAGGAGGACG GCACTGGTGCCGTTTACTCGTTTGATCCTGTTGGGTCGTATGAGCGGGAAGCTTGTCGAGCAGCCGGAGCCGCACAGTCCCTCGTCCAACCATTCCTGGACAACCAGGCAA GCGTCCATCCCGACTACCTTCCGCTTCCTCACGTATTAGGATTGGTTACCGACAGCTTCACGGGCGCGACGGAGAGGCATATAGAG GTTGGTGATGGTCTCGAAATCTACGTGATCCTCGCTCCCGGCCGTGCTCCCGGTGAACTGTCCAATGTCGCGGGGTTGTCCGAGGTTACGGCCGAGACGGCAGCCGGCGAACGGGTGTTCGTAATCAGACGCGAGCTCAAGAAGGATTGA